A window of Psychroflexus sp. ALD_RP9 contains these coding sequences:
- the kdsB gene encoding 3-deoxy-manno-octulosonate cytidylyltransferase, with protein MKIIAMIPARLEASRFPKKLLKDLGGKSVIARTFLAAQSTGLFDEVYVVTDAVEIHDEIKKYTDNIIMSKKVHQCGSDRIAEAVEFLQADIVVNVQGDEPFINKAALAKLLAVFDDDINQSIDLASLKTPLKTLADIENPNNVKVVTDAQNRALYFSRSAIPFRRNSDVNTLYFKHVGIYAFRKQALLDFYHSKMTPLETAEKIECIRHLEHGKTIKMVETAEVSIGIDTPEDLEKARQLFTS; from the coding sequence ATGAAAATTATAGCGATGATTCCTGCGCGCTTAGAAGCATCTCGATTTCCAAAAAAATTATTGAAAGATTTGGGAGGTAAATCAGTTATAGCTCGCACTTTTTTAGCTGCACAATCAACTGGCTTATTTGATGAAGTTTATGTAGTTACCGATGCAGTTGAAATTCATGATGAGATTAAAAAATATACAGATAATATCATTATGTCTAAAAAAGTTCATCAATGCGGTAGTGATCGTATCGCAGAAGCTGTTGAATTTTTACAGGCCGATATTGTTGTTAATGTTCAGGGCGATGAACCATTTATTAATAAAGCCGCTTTAGCGAAGTTGCTTGCGGTTTTTGATGATGATATTAATCAAAGTATTGATTTAGCTTCATTAAAAACGCCACTAAAAACTTTAGCTGATATCGAAAACCCAAATAACGTTAAAGTAGTGACCGATGCCCAAAATCGGGCCTTATATTTTTCGCGGTCGGCGATACCTTTCCGTCGAAATTCTGACGTAAATACTTTGTACTTTAAACATGTTGGTATTTATGCTTTTAGAAAACAAGCTTTATTAGACTTCTATCATTCTAAAATGACACCGCTTGAAACTGCTGAAAAAATAGAATGTATAAGACATCTTGAACATGGAAAAACCATTAAAATGGTAGAAACTGCTGAGGTTTCTATCGGAATAGATACACCTGAAGATTTAGAAAAAGCTAGGCAACTATTTACTTCTTAA
- a CDS encoding ATP-dependent RecD-like DNA helicase, whose amino-acid sequence MLNNEFYKHLKRDFGHQPTQKQDVALQMLSKFIFNDLADQLFLLKGYAGTGKTTIISTLVKNIHKVHQKIILCAPTGRAAKVISNYSKKTANTIHRKIYQPKKTSNGGVEFIPQENKHRNTVFVVDEASMIPDFPKGSDLLNSNSVLDDLIEYVYSGENCKLIFIGDTAQLPPVKAELSPALSKETLERHFSMDVQAIELDEVLRQQQESEILLNATEIRDAINNDLDEFKFEISNTSDIIRLVDGYEIMDAVNHSFDHLGHEETAIIVRSNKRANIYNQQIRSKILFREDEIAAGDYLMVVKNNYYWLKPSSDAGFIANGDIVEILEIFHIKEIYGFRFAEVKVQMVDYPNMKPFETVIILDTLASNGPALTYEESNQLYQAVLEDYAEEKSKYKQFLKVKKNKFFNALQVKFSYAITCHKSQGGQWHTVFVEQPYLKDGINQDYLRWLYTACTRAKEKLYLIGFKDDFFKN is encoded by the coding sequence ATGCTAAATAACGAATTTTATAAACACCTTAAGCGTGACTTCGGGCATCAGCCAACCCAAAAGCAAGATGTTGCGCTACAAATGTTATCTAAATTTATTTTTAATGACTTAGCAGATCAGTTATTTTTATTAAAGGGTTATGCTGGTACTGGTAAAACAACCATTATAAGCACTTTAGTTAAAAATATTCATAAGGTTCATCAAAAAATTATCTTGTGCGCGCCTACTGGGCGAGCAGCGAAGGTAATCTCAAATTATAGTAAAAAAACAGCAAATACCATTCATCGTAAAATTTATCAACCCAAGAAAACCAGCAATGGCGGTGTTGAATTTATACCTCAAGAAAACAAACATCGAAACACTGTTTTTGTGGTTGATGAAGCCTCGATGATTCCAGATTTTCCCAAAGGAAGCGATTTACTTAATAGCAACTCTGTTTTAGATGATTTGATTGAGTATGTTTACTCAGGTGAAAATTGTAAACTCATTTTTATTGGTGATACAGCTCAGTTACCACCAGTTAAAGCAGAATTAAGTCCTGCTTTATCTAAAGAGACTTTAGAGCGCCATTTTAGCATGGATGTGCAAGCCATAGAATTAGATGAAGTTTTACGTCAACAACAAGAAAGCGAAATACTACTAAATGCTACCGAGATTCGGGATGCCATTAATAATGACTTAGATGAGTTTAAATTTGAAATTTCTAATACTTCAGACATTATTAGGTTAGTTGATGGCTATGAAATTATGGATGCTGTCAATCATTCTTTTGATCATTTAGGTCATGAAGAAACAGCTATAATTGTTCGTTCGAATAAACGTGCCAATATTTATAATCAACAAATACGTTCTAAAATTTTATTTCGTGAAGATGAAATTGCGGCTGGAGATTATTTAATGGTGGTCAAAAACAATTATTACTGGTTAAAGCCATCGTCAGACGCCGGTTTTATAGCTAATGGCGATATTGTTGAAATATTAGAGATTTTTCACATCAAAGAAATATATGGCTTTAGATTTGCTGAAGTAAAAGTACAAATGGTTGATTATCCAAATATGAAGCCTTTTGAAACCGTTATTATATTAGATACTTTAGCTTCTAACGGACCAGCTTTAACTTATGAAGAATCTAACCAACTTTATCAAGCTGTTCTTGAAGATTATGCTGAAGAAAAATCTAAATATAAACAGTTTTTAAAAGTTAAGAAAAATAAATTTTTCAACGCCTTACAAGTAAAATTTAGTTATGCCATTACTTGTCATAAGTCTCAAGGTGGTCAATGGCATACTGTTTTCGTGGAGCAACCTTACCTTAAAGATGGTATTAATCAAGATTATTTGCGTTGGTTATACACAGCTTGCACAAGAGCAAAAGAAAAACTTTATTTAATTGGATTTAAAGATGATTTTTTTAAAAACTAA
- a CDS encoding DUF3822 family protein encodes MVTKTNKNTDKFNQKLSILLTQSGLSFLHLKDSEIHNESFIKLSATNKFSEEAESIIFEKLHQINSNTFDEVVLIYQNTDYNLLPNKLSKEKINSLDANKYNLSLQAEDDFSEDFSYNNQITVSFIPLININNLIFEKFGEFNHTHQTSLYLKAAETYTGESGNCICFINNYQIDIVIIEAKKLQLYNTFDISSEEDIIYYILYCLEINEINRKLIETTIVNFSDQLKLENINSILELYIKHISSKDFSKESLNPHLTNHKFLNELCA; translated from the coding sequence ATGGTGACAAAGACTAACAAAAATACAGATAAATTTAATCAAAAGTTGTCCATTTTGTTAACACAAAGTGGACTTTCTTTTTTACATCTAAAAGACAGTGAAATTCATAATGAGAGTTTCATAAAATTGAGTGCTACTAATAAATTTTCTGAAGAAGCAGAATCAATTATTTTTGAAAAACTACATCAAATAAATTCTAACACATTTGATGAAGTGGTGCTTATTTATCAAAATACTGACTATAATTTACTGCCCAATAAATTAAGCAAAGAAAAAATTAATAGTTTAGATGCTAACAAGTACAACTTAAGTCTACAAGCCGAAGACGATTTTAGTGAAGATTTTAGCTATAACAACCAAATTACGGTATCATTTATACCGCTGATTAATATCAATAATTTAATTTTTGAGAAGTTTGGTGAATTTAATCATACACATCAAACCAGTTTATATCTAAAAGCAGCTGAAACCTATACAGGTGAATCGGGTAATTGTATTTGTTTTATAAACAATTACCAAATTGATATCGTTATTATTGAAGCAAAGAAACTACAACTTTACAACACTTTTGATATTTCATCTGAAGAAGATATTATCTACTACATACTTTATTGCCTAGAAATCAATGAAATAAATCGTAAGTTGATTGAAACCACAATTGTCAACTTTTCAGACCAGTTGAAGTTAGAAAACATAAACTCAATTTTAGAACTTTATATTAAACATATTAGTAGTAAAGATTTTTCAAAAGAGTCTTTAAACCCACATTTAACGAATCACAAATTTTTAAATGAATTATGCGCATAA
- the rsmD gene encoding 16S rRNA (guanine(966)-N(2))-methyltransferase RsmD yields the protein MRIISGIHKGRRLSAPKNLPVRPTTDRAKEALFNILMHRFSLAEIRLLDLFAGIGSISFEFASRGTQQVTCVDNNSKCCNWLIKTSENLKFNCNVVKKDVFEFIKQTPQKFDVIFADPPYDITKEKLEEMINITFERELLQSEEGLLIIEHSKFINFNEYPKFTEERRYGLSTFSFFNR from the coding sequence ATGCGCATAATCTCTGGAATTCATAAAGGCCGAAGACTATCAGCTCCAAAAAACTTACCAGTGCGTCCAACCACAGATCGCGCCAAAGAGGCTTTATTCAACATTTTAATGCACCGATTTAGTCTTGCAGAAATTCGTCTTTTAGATTTATTTGCAGGTATTGGCTCAATTTCATTTGAATTTGCTTCGCGCGGAACCCAACAAGTTACCTGTGTTGATAATAACTCTAAGTGTTGCAATTGGCTTATAAAAACTTCAGAAAATTTAAAATTCAACTGCAATGTGGTTAAAAAAGACGTTTTTGAATTTATAAAGCAAACTCCACAAAAATTTGATGTAATTTTTGCAGATCCGCCTTATGATATCACTAAAGAGAAACTTGAAGAGATGATCAATATTACTTTTGAACGAGAATTGCTTCAAAGTGAAGAAGGTCTATTAATTATCGAGCATTCAAAATTTATTAATTTTAATGAATATCCTAAATTTACTGAAGAGCGACGCTATGGTCTCTCAACCTTCTCTTTTTTTAATCGATAA
- the mscL gene encoding large-conductance mechanosensitive channel protein MscL: MKVLKEFKEFAVKGNMFDMAVGIIIGTAFSKVVTSLVNNIIMPPLIYITGKMNFSSYQIILQPKKVLENGEVTEAVAIEYGSFLQIILDFIIVGFTIFLVIRFFNRLRTKAEDVKNTKESTPKNIELLAEIRDLLKQQA; this comes from the coding sequence ATGAAAGTATTAAAAGAGTTTAAAGAATTTGCTGTAAAAGGCAATATGTTTGATATGGCTGTTGGTATAATTATAGGTACAGCATTTAGTAAAGTGGTCACTTCATTAGTAAATAATATAATCATGCCACCTTTAATTTACATAACAGGAAAAATGAATTTTTCTAGTTATCAGATTATATTACAACCGAAAAAGGTTTTAGAAAATGGTGAAGTTACAGAGGCTGTGGCTATAGAATACGGTAGTTTTTTGCAAATTATATTAGACTTTATAATTGTTGGTTTCACGATTTTCTTGGTTATACGTTTTTTTAATAGGCTTAGGACAAAAGCTGAAGATGTTAAGAATACAAAAGAATCAACGCCTAAAAACATTGAACTTCTTGCAGAAATTCGAGACCTTTTAAAGCAACAAGCTTAA
- a CDS encoding aminotransferase class I/II-fold pyridoxal phosphate-dependent enzyme, which yields MKDLFAKIYRDKGPLGKWADQAEGYFVFPKLEGQISNRMKFQGRDVITWSINDYLGLANHPEVRKVDAEAAKKYGSAYPMGARMMSGHTELHEKLQNELADFVNKEAAYVLNFGYQGILSTIDALVGKDDVIVYDVDAHACIIDGVRLHLGKRFTYKHNDLDSIELNLARAEKIAEQTGGGVLFISEGVFGMRGEQGKLKEIVELKKKYNFRLLVDDAHGFGTLGKTGAGAGEEQGVQDEIDVYFATFAKSLASTGAFIAGDQEIIDYLKYNLRSQMFAKSLQMTLVEGALKRLEMLRTMPELKNKLWENVNALQSGLKENGFDIGTTTSCVTPVYLKGSIPEAMALVKDLRENHGIFCSIVVYPVIPKGLILLRMIPTATHTMEDIDLTLKAFSAIRERLENGTYKKLSDALMKQKG from the coding sequence ATGAAAGATTTATTTGCAAAAATTTACCGTGATAAAGGTCCGTTAGGAAAATGGGCAGACCAAGCTGAAGGTTATTTTGTTTTTCCAAAACTTGAAGGGCAAATCAGTAACCGTATGAAGTTTCAAGGTCGTGACGTGATTACATGGAGTATTAATGATTATTTAGGCTTAGCAAACCATCCTGAAGTTAGAAAGGTTGATGCAGAAGCCGCAAAAAAATATGGTAGTGCATACCCAATGGGCGCTAGAATGATGAGCGGCCATACAGAGTTACATGAGAAATTGCAAAACGAACTTGCTGACTTTGTCAATAAAGAAGCAGCATATGTTTTAAATTTTGGTTACCAAGGTATACTATCAACAATCGATGCCTTAGTTGGTAAAGATGATGTTATTGTTTATGATGTTGATGCCCATGCTTGTATTATCGATGGTGTAAGATTGCATTTAGGTAAACGCTTTACCTATAAGCATAATGACTTAGACAGTATCGAATTAAACCTTGCAAGAGCTGAAAAAATAGCTGAACAGACAGGTGGCGGCGTTTTATTTATTTCCGAAGGTGTATTTGGTATGCGTGGTGAGCAAGGAAAACTAAAAGAAATTGTTGAACTTAAAAAGAAATACAATTTTAGATTATTAGTAGATGATGCTCACGGTTTCGGAACATTAGGAAAGACAGGAGCTGGTGCAGGCGAGGAGCAAGGCGTTCAAGATGAAATTGATGTTTATTTCGCAACATTTGCAAAATCTTTAGCTAGTACAGGCGCTTTTATCGCAGGCGATCAAGAAATTATTGATTACCTTAAGTATAACCTTCGTTCACAAATGTTCGCTAAGTCTTTACAAATGACTTTAGTTGAAGGTGCACTTAAACGTCTTGAAATGCTTAGAACAATGCCTGAGTTAAAGAATAAACTATGGGAAAATGTTAATGCACTTCAATCTGGCTTGAAAGAAAATGGGTTTGATATAGGTACAACAACAAGTTGTGTAACACCTGTTTATCTAAAAGGAAGCATTCCAGAAGCGATGGCTCTTGTTAAAGATTTACGAGAAAATCATGGTATTTTCTGTTCAATAGTTGTTTATCCAGTGATTCCTAAAGGATTAATCCTTCTTAGAATGATACCAACAGCAACACACACAATGGAGGATATTGACTTAACTTTAAAAGCATTTTCAGCGATAAGAGAGCGTCTCGAAAATGGTACTTATAAAAAATTATCTGATGCTTTGATGAAGCAGAAAGGTTAA
- a CDS encoding PLP-dependent cysteine synthase family protein — MHGEMNVHDNVLEMIGCTPLVRLNNITKHLKGDFFVKYEAQNPGHSAKDRIALYILDKAEKEGRLNPGDTVIETTSGNTGFSLAMACVVKGYKCILAVSDKSSKDKISLLKTMGAEVYVCPANVAPEDPRSYYEVAKRLHSETPNSIYINQYFNSLNIDAHYLSTGPEIWKQTQGKITHLVACSGTGGTISGSARYLKEKNPDIKILGIDAYGSIIKKFHETRVLDKNEIYPYKIEGLGKNLVPTATDFNIIDKFTKVTDAESAFMARDIAKTEGMFVGYTSGAALQGVMQLAKQEEFNENSHVVIIFPDHGSRYMSKIYSDAWMKSQGFIRENQDQVSGDKLTKVS, encoded by the coding sequence ATGCATGGTGAAATGAATGTTCATGATAATGTATTAGAAATGATAGGTTGTACACCATTAGTGCGCCTTAACAATATCACAAAGCATTTAAAAGGAGACTTTTTTGTAAAATATGAAGCCCAAAATCCGGGACATTCAGCTAAAGATAGAATAGCATTGTATATTCTAGATAAAGCCGAAAAAGAAGGTCGTTTAAATCCAGGCGATACAGTCATTGAAACCACATCAGGAAACACAGGATTTAGTTTAGCTATGGCATGTGTGGTTAAAGGTTATAAGTGTATATTAGCTGTTAGTGATAAATCTTCTAAAGATAAAATATCATTACTCAAAACAATGGGTGCAGAAGTTTATGTTTGCCCAGCTAATGTTGCTCCTGAAGATCCACGCTCTTATTATGAAGTTGCTAAACGTCTTCATTCTGAAACGCCTAACTCTATCTACATCAATCAATATTTCAATAGTTTAAATATTGATGCACATTATTTATCAACTGGTCCAGAAATTTGGAAACAAACTCAAGGTAAAATAACCCATTTAGTAGCTTGTAGTGGTACTGGTGGTACAATTTCAGGATCAGCACGTTATTTAAAAGAAAAAAATCCTGACATCAAGATACTTGGGATTGATGCTTATGGTTCGATAATCAAAAAATTTCATGAAACCAGAGTTTTAGATAAAAATGAAATTTACCCTTATAAAATTGAAGGTCTTGGCAAAAATTTAGTGCCGACAGCTACAGATTTTAATATTATCGATAAATTTACAAAAGTGACTGACGCAGAAAGCGCTTTTATGGCCAGAGATATAGCCAAAACAGAAGGTATGTTTGTTGGTTATACAAGTGGCGCCGCATTACAAGGCGTTATGCAGCTTGCCAAACAAGAAGAATTTAATGAAAATAGCCATGTCGTGATAATATTTCCAGATCATGGCTCAAGATATATGAGTAAAATTTACAGCGATGCTTGGATGAAGTCTCAAGGTTTTATAAGAGAAAACCAAGATCAAGTAAGTGGTGATAAGCTTACTAAAGTAAGTTAA
- a CDS encoding S9 family peptidase, whose protein sequence is MLNTPPKAKQIPKKLIKHNDERIDEFYWLNERDNPEVKAYLEAENNYYKEETKHLNRFTDDLFAEMKSRIKEDDESVPYFLNEYWYQAKFETGKDYPIYIRKFQSLEAKEELLFDVNKMAEAHDYYKLSGIAISPDNSMAAFGVDNVSRREYTIQVKNLKTGEILPTKIEKTTGSSCWANDNKTLFYTRKDPQTLRSYQIYKHVLGTDVSQDQLVYQEDDETYNCFVYKSKSKQFIIIGSSSTLQDEYRFINANTPDAQFQVFQERQPQLEYSIMHYEDYFYILTNKGDAQNFKLMRTKIEETSSIHWDDVIKHREDILLEDVEIFKNYFVVTERFNGLSRLRVMSWDFNEDFFIPISSETYTIGTSTNPDFNTDTFRYVFSSLITPTSVFDYNLSTKTEVKMKQQAVLDDSFDSSNYIEERQWAIAQDGTRIPMSIVYKKGIKRNGQNPLLQYGYGSYGHTVDPYFSTTRLSLLDRGFVFVIAHVRGGEYLGRPWYEAGKMLNKNNTFSDFIAVSEYLITHNYTKPEQLFAMGGSAGGLLIGAVINLRPELYHGVIAAVPFVDVVTTMLDESIPLTTGEYDEWGNPNQSEYYHYIKSYSPYDNVNNHSYPNMLVTTGFYDSQVQYWEPAKWVAKLRLQSNYSNKLYFETNMNTGHGGASGRFEALKELAKEYAFLFDLVGIAK, encoded by the coding sequence ATTTTGAATACACCACCAAAAGCAAAACAAATACCTAAGAAGTTAATAAAACATAATGATGAAAGAATAGACGAATTTTATTGGCTTAATGAACGTGATAATCCGGAAGTTAAAGCTTATTTAGAAGCTGAAAACAATTATTACAAAGAAGAAACCAAACACTTAAACCGCTTTACAGATGACTTGTTTGCTGAAATGAAGTCACGTATAAAAGAAGATGATGAATCTGTTCCTTACTTTTTAAATGAATATTGGTATCAGGCAAAGTTTGAAACTGGAAAAGATTATCCTATTTACATCAGAAAATTTCAATCTTTAGAAGCAAAAGAAGAGCTTTTATTTGATGTTAACAAAATGGCTGAAGCTCATGATTATTATAAATTGAGCGGTATCGCTATTTCTCCTGATAATTCTATGGCAGCCTTTGGAGTAGACAATGTTAGTCGAAGAGAATATACTATTCAAGTTAAAAATTTAAAAACTGGTGAAATTCTTCCTACTAAAATTGAAAAAACAACCGGAAGCTCTTGCTGGGCTAATGATAATAAAACCCTATTTTACACTCGAAAAGATCCACAAACCTTAAGGTCTTATCAAATCTATAAACATGTTTTAGGAACCGACGTGAGTCAAGACCAATTGGTATATCAAGAAGATGACGAAACTTACAATTGCTTTGTTTATAAGTCAAAATCAAAACAATTTATTATCATAGGCTCGTCAAGCACATTACAAGACGAGTATCGTTTTATCAACGCAAATACACCTGATGCTCAATTTCAAGTTTTTCAGGAACGTCAACCGCAACTTGAATATAGTATAATGCATTATGAAGATTATTTTTACATTTTGACAAATAAAGGCGATGCGCAGAATTTTAAACTAATGCGTACTAAAATTGAAGAAACTTCTAGTATTCATTGGGATGACGTTATTAAACATCGGGAAGATATTTTGCTTGAAGATGTTGAAATTTTTAAAAATTACTTTGTTGTTACTGAGCGATTTAATGGCTTGTCTCGTTTGCGCGTGATGTCATGGGATTTTAATGAAGACTTTTTTATACCAATTTCGAGTGAAACATACACGATAGGAACTTCAACTAATCCTGATTTTAATACCGATACTTTTAGGTATGTATTTAGCTCGTTAATCACACCAACGAGTGTTTTCGATTATAATTTGTCTACAAAGACAGAAGTTAAAATGAAGCAACAAGCGGTTTTAGACGATTCTTTTGATTCTTCTAATTACATAGAAGAGCGCCAATGGGCAATTGCTCAAGATGGTACACGAATTCCGATGTCGATCGTCTATAAAAAAGGCATAAAGCGCAACGGTCAAAACCCATTACTTCAATACGGTTACGGTAGTTATGGTCATACTGTAGATCCTTATTTCTCAACAACAAGATTAAGTTTGCTTGACAGAGGATTTGTCTTTGTAATTGCTCATGTACGCGGTGGAGAATATCTTGGTAGACCTTGGTATGAAGCAGGTAAAATGTTAAATAAAAACAATACTTTTTCAGATTTTATTGCTGTAAGCGAATACCTTATTACACATAATTATACCAAACCAGAACAGCTTTTTGCGATGGGTGGTTCGGCTGGCGGACTTTTAATTGGTGCGGTTATTAACTTAAGACCAGAATTGTATCATGGCGTAATTGCAGCCGTGCCTTTTGTTGATGTTGTTACTACTATGTTAGATGAGAGTATACCGTTAACTACTGGAGAATATGATGAATGGGGTAATCCTAATCAGTCTGAATATTATCATTACATTAAATCTTATTCACCTTATGATAATGTTAATAATCATAGCTACCCTAACATGTTGGTTACAACAGGTTTTTATGATTCGCAGGTACAATATTGGGAGCCAGCAAAATGGGTTGCAAAACTTAGATTGCAGTCTAATTACTCAAATAAACTATATTTTGAAACAAATATGAATACTGGTCATGGTGGTGCTTCAGGAAGATTTGAAGCTTTAAAAGAGTTAGCTAAAGAATATGCGTTTTTGTTCGATTTAGTTGGAATTGCCAAGTAA
- a CDS encoding YbaB/EbfC family nucleoid-associated protein: MFGDMMGMMGKLKETQAKVEETKKRLDSVSISEQSNDALLKVIITANREIKTIEIDDELLKDKEQLEDYLIITLNRAIKKATEVNEAEISAVAKDGLPDIPGLTS, translated from the coding sequence ATGTTTGGAGATATGATGGGCATGATGGGAAAACTTAAAGAAACCCAAGCTAAGGTTGAAGAAACCAAAAAACGCTTAGATAGCGTTAGTATTTCAGAGCAATCTAATGATGCACTTCTTAAAGTTATCATTACCGCCAATCGTGAAATTAAAACGATTGAGATTGATGATGAATTGCTTAAAGATAAAGAGCAGCTTGAAGATTATTTGATTATAACTTTAAATCGTGCCATTAAAAAGGCAACCGAAGTTAATGAAGCCGAAATTTCTGCTGTAGCAAAAGATGGCCTTCCTGATATTCCTGGACTAACGAGCTAG
- a CDS encoding DUF721 domain-containing protein produces the protein MKYNDKKRSREEQSMKDLLGAFKKNLKLEKGLNKVEVEELWFKELGSGIKTYTEKVTFTNGKLIVKLSSSTLREELSYGKSKLVARLNEQLQQPLIEQIILR, from the coding sequence ATGAAATACAACGATAAAAAAAGAAGTCGTGAAGAACAAAGTATGAAAGACTTATTAGGTGCTTTTAAAAAAAATCTAAAATTAGAAAAAGGCCTCAATAAAGTTGAAGTAGAAGAACTTTGGTTTAAAGAACTCGGCTCAGGAATTAAAACTTACACCGAAAAAGTAACCTTCACAAACGGCAAATTGATTGTAAAACTTAGTTCTTCTACACTAAGAGAAGAACTAAGTTATGGGAAATCTAAATTAGTAGCAAGATTAAACGAACAATTGCAACAGCCACTCATTGAGCAAATAATACTGCGCTAG
- a CDS encoding lipocalin family protein, whose amino-acid sequence MKRLTLLWLIIVTVSCNKTNYNLEQINGYWEIVEAQTPYGTKQYKMSKSVDYFYLETDSTGLRKKVQPSLLGKHKVTESNENFAFMTKNDSLKIKFSSPYDAWTEHVLELTENKLVLKNSQSIIYTYKRFKPIEVEQQ is encoded by the coding sequence ATGAAAAGGCTAACATTATTATGGCTCATAATAGTCACGGTTTCGTGCAATAAAACCAATTATAATTTAGAACAAATTAATGGTTACTGGGAAATTGTTGAAGCCCAAACACCTTATGGTACAAAGCAATATAAAATGAGTAAAAGCGTAGACTATTTCTACCTTGAAACTGATTCAACAGGATTAAGAAAAAAAGTACAACCAAGTTTATTAGGAAAACATAAGGTAACTGAAAGTAATGAGAACTTTGCATTTATGACTAAAAATGATAGCTTAAAAATTAAATTTTCTTCACCTTATGATGCTTGGACAGAGCATGTTTTAGAATTAACTGAAAATAAATTAGTATTAAAAAATAGCCAATCTATCATATACACTTACAAACGTTTTAAACCTATTGAAGTTGAGCAGCAATGA